The following nucleotide sequence is from Dromaius novaehollandiae isolate bDroNov1 chromosome Z, bDroNov1.hap1, whole genome shotgun sequence.
CCGTACAATGAGTGCCTcggtcactctcaattaccacaggtggtccaaaccggggaacaaattctttcagcagctttttcgctcttctggtagcgtcatcgcgtttagaagggtaagcttccacccagctggagaacgtgtcaattattagcagaacacattccagagtacaacatttaggcatttgcataaaatcaacTCGTTAGCTAACAAATGGTCCATGGGGCCTGGGTTGAGCTGAAGGGATGGTCTGTTTCCCACGTTGTGGGCTAAACCAACAGGACAAGTACTACACTAGTCATACTACAAAGTATGAATGCGCACTTTTATCTCCTGATGCTATCAGTCTGAAATGATGCTCAGCTCttaatcctgcttctcttttacCTACTGCATCTGATGGCGAACCTCATGACTGTAACCTGTTAGGTgacttattttcctctccctggctgcatCCTAAAGGTGTTCCTTTAACGAATCCTGACCTTGTCCTATTTGTGGACAGGTCTTGCTTGCGAGATTCACGTGGTACCTTAGGAGCTGGATTTTCTGCCTGTACTCAAAATCAGGTACTAGAAGCCTTTGCTCTCCCTGGTGGGACACGAGCACAAGTAGCTGAACTGGCTGCTTGAACTCGCGCCTGGATTCTCACTAAAGGACTCTCTGCTGCAATGTATTTGGTGCCTAGGAATGGCTTTGGAGTTGCTCATGACTCCAGGCAGCTTTGGAAACAAGGGGGACTTCTGACCTCAGCAGGAACTCCTCTTCGTAATGAGCAATACGTAGCAACTCTCTCAGGTGCTTTACAGCTCCCTTTAGCAGTCGCTATTGTGAAATGCCAAGCTCATGCCTCTTCCCGCAATGATGTTGCCATTGGAAATGCTCTTGCAGCTCAGTCTGCAAGAAATGCAGCCCTTCACAGTCTGCCGTCTGCAAGTGCTATATTTATTCCTTGTCCAAAGATCAGACCTCCTTCTCACGCCTGCAAGACCTTGTGCAGTTGCAGGACAACATCCCTCAAATCAAGAAGGACATTTGGTTGCGGCATCACTGTTCTTTGCTCACTGACACTCTTGGGTGCTCCCTGGACGGCTCCCTGGTTGCGCCTTGGagtctctcctgcctttccttgCTTGCCTGGCCCAAGATTGGCTTGCACCATTCTTTCCCTCAGGTTCACAAGAATAGTGTAGTACTTGTCCTGTTGGTTTAGCCCACAACGTGGGAAACAGACCATcccttcagctcagcccaggccccatggaccatttgttagctaacgagttgattttatgcaaatgcctaaatgttgtactccggaatgtgttctgctaataactgacacgttctccagctgggtggaagcttacccttctaaacgcgatgacgctaccagaagagcgaaaaagctgctgaaagaatttgttccccggtttggaccacctgtggtaattgagagtgaccgAGGCACTCATTGTACGGCACTGATCATTTGCGatgcgtgcaaagctttaagtactgaacagcaattgcactgtgtgcatcacccgcaatcaagggggcctgtggaatgaaagaatgccgatgtgaagacctgcattgcaaaaatgggtgcagaaactaaCCTCAAGTGGCCAGAGGCCCTCCCAATCCCACTGATGCATAGCTGAAACACGGCACACTGAAAACATGGACTCTCACCATATCAAATCCTTACGGGAAGGCCTACGCTGCGGCCACCCACACCTCCAGCTGAACCAAGAAAGCTGATGTGAGAAGACTATCAACTGTCCGATTATTGTAGCGAGACCGACTCCGTTTTGCCGGTCGCTGCCATCTTGGGAGCAAGCAGGGGCGAACTCGTGAGCCTTGTGTGCACCCTTGAACCCCATGGAGCAGCGAGGCCAGACTGGATGGAGCCGGGTGGTAGTTGAAGCGGTCGCTAgtggaaaaaacccccactctctcagctcctccctgtaCGTATAGCCAATGAGACGATGACGGACAGCGGCTATACCTCCCGAAAGGATGTCTAGAAGCCGAAAGGAAATTGCTGCGAGTAGAGTTTtctaggacagctctggtgccctgacggctcctccaggagctggcatcatgtggcaggaccacaggctgctgccctcaAAGGCCAGGGGCCACCTCAAAGGTGGTTTGGTCCAGGTGGTTGGCACCAGTTTGGTCTGTAGCGGAGCCACCGTGAGCCACATGGCAGAGTGAGGGGGGCCGGGCTGGTCCCCGCCTGGGAGTCGGTCTCGCTACTGTTGATGCTCTTGTGCTTCCACATTgccccctgggaggcttctccagcCTCGCTCTCCTCCATACTGCATGCTCGTGAGCTCATGGATGTATCCTTGCTCCTTCCGCAGTGTCTGCAACACTCATCTGCGGATTCCCTTCATCTCGTGTTGGGATTGACCAGTGGGGAGCGTGGTATTTTTGCGTCACTTGATACATCCTGATGCACAGCCGTGACTAAACCTTCCAAGAACACGCCGAATTATAATGATCAGAGCTCCTCTAATCACTAATCTTAGAGTCCTCTTCACCATTCACCAACCCATCCTCCTCGGTTAGACACCCGTCTCCTCCAATCGAGTGGCTGCTCCGCTGTCAGCATGCGTCGTCCTTGTAGGCCTGCATGGATCTTGGCAAAGTCAGGCTCAACTCTCTGATCccgctccacagaaaagcaacaactttcattcactaaagcacaaattcctccttgagaagctagcagaaagtccagggcaatgccagggctctgccccaccaCCCCTCTATAAGATGgcatttcctgatgcagtgcctgcaaagcGTCTAAGGTTGAGTTGTCTATTTGTTGTGTTGGGGTCGAAGTATTAATTTGGTCTTCTCAGGTTGTTCCACACCTAAGCAGGGTATGAAGCATTGAACAACTTGATGGAATCGGGTTAGTCTTTGAACCCAAGGGTTATTGACAGTTCGCAGGGGATCATGGTCGTCTATTCTGAGGGCACTTTAATTGCTAAAGCCCTGAACAGTGGGCACGAGGTAGCCAGTGGATGCTGCTGCATTAGTTGGACAGCCGTTGATGTACACGTGTTTTCCTGCATACGACTGGCCCCACACTGGTTGGGTACTCGGCCCTCTCCCGTCAGCCACCAGGTTCCGTTATCTACTGTGACTCTATACACGGGTTGGGGAGTTTGGCTTTTCGTTAGCAAGTCTTCCTCTGTCCTGGAACCGTTGGGATGTGACAGAGTCGCTGAGCCGTTGTCAAAGGTACGTAACCCAAACTGGCAATGGGATATATTCATCGTCCCCACAGAAAGGCCTAACATTCACAGCCTGATTCCGGAGGGGACACCAGACGGCGTTGTCATAGGGTGTTACTGAATGGCGATAGAACATGTCCTTGGGAACCGTGGCTGTCTGGGAGTTAGAGAAGTGCCTCAGAATAGACGACCATGATCCCCTGCGACAGAAGCAAACTGTCAATAACCCTTGGGTTCAAAGACTAACCCGATTCCATCAAGTTGTTCAATGCTTCATACCCTGCTTAGGTGTGGAACAACCTGAGAAGGCCAAATTAACTTCGACCCCAACACAACAAATAGACAACTCAACCTTAGACgctttgcaggcactgcatcaggaaatgcCATCTTATAGAGGGGtggtggggcagagccctggcattgccctggactttctgctagcttctcaaggaggaatttgtgctttagtgaatgaaagctgttgcttttctgtggagcggGATCAGAGAGTTGAGCCTGACTTTGCCAAGATCCATGCAGGCCTACAAGGACGAGGCACGCTGACAGCGGAGCAGCCACTCGATTGGAGGCGACGGGTGTCTAACCGAGGAGGATGGGTTGGTGAATGGTGAAGAGGTCTCTAAGATTAGTGATTAGAGGAGCTCTGATCATTATAATTCGGCATGTTCTTGGAAGGCTTAGTCACGGCTGTGCATCAGGATGTATCAAGTGATGCAAAAATACCACGTTCCCCACTGGTCAATCCCAACACGAAATGAAGGGAATCCGCAGACGAGTGCTGCAGACACtgcagaaggagcaaggagacATCCATGAGCTCACGAGCATGCAGTATGGAGGAGAGCGAGgctggagaagcctcccagggggcAACGTGGAAGCAGAAGAGCATCAACAGTAGCGAGACCGACTCCGTTTTGCTGGTCACTGCCATCTTGGGAGCGAGCAGGGGCGAACTCGTGAGCCTTGTGTGCACCCTTGAACCCCGTGGAGCAGCGAGGCCAGACTGGATGGAGCCGGGTGGTAGTTGAAGCGGTCGCTAgtggaaaaaacccccactctctcagctcctccctgtaCGTATAGCCAATGAGACGATGACGGACAGCGGCTATACCTCCCGAAAGGATGTCTAGAAGCCGAAAGGAAATTGCTGCGAGTAGAGTTTtctaggacagctctggtgccctgacggctcctccaggagctggcatcatgtggcaggaccacaggctgctgccctcaAAGGCCAGGGACCACCTCAAAGGTAGGAGACCTTTTAAACTTTCCATCGGGAATCGGAGTGAGGACTGCCTGTAAGCTCCTGGATGATCGCCAGACAAGCgaggcttccttttttttaacgaGAGTCTGGAGGAGTGAGCGTGAGGGAGGTAAAGTAAGCTCGCTGTAAGAAAGGGGAGCCAAGGAATTCCTGGTTTTGCAAAGAGCAAGGTAAGGCCTGGAAATCCTTTGCTTTGGCATTATTGCAGGCTAAGGAGACGGGACCACCAAGAGCAGGCTtgctgccgcagcagctcccttAGTCAGCCATGAAGTGGGGGGATACTTTTGGTAGGCTTCACAAGCtacctgagctctgcctaggCACACCTAGGATGGTGCTACGCTCTTGCCAAGCTGGCTTTCGGTGGAGGAAAGCTGTTTGGTTTACAAAGAAATATCCCCGGTGTtttggaattttgtattttaatgctgaCAACTAATCATGGTAACGCagggcttttaaaaatggctttaattctGTAGTTCTAAAATTCTCCTTATGCCGTGTTTGTTGCTAGCCAGAGAGTCTGAAGCGACGCAGTCTTCCACCggcttttctcagctgttcttcagccatttcccgTGCTGTCACtcgggctcccgctgccctcaGGGAGCCCCGCAGAGGGAGGCGTTTCGGCTTCGGCAACACGGAGCCCCCGGCGCTTCCCCGGGCGCGGGCCGTcctgccgcccccgcgcggccccggagcccccggcaaggggcgccgggcgccggggcagtCCCTGCTCGCCGCGCCTCgcccgggctccggctccggcgccctTTGTGGCGGGGGCTCGGCTGCCAGACGGCGTCtctccccccccgctccccccggccgtgGGCCCGCGGGACGGCGCGGAGCGACGAGAGCAGGCGGCCgtttgcagaaaagctttattgggggcgggggggggcgggggggggctccggcggcgTAGGGGGgcttcggcggcggcgggggggcagcgccgcccgcggcTCCTCACTCCCTGCGCACCGGTTGGCGGGTGAAGACGTTGACGCCGACTCTGCGGGACGGAGCGGGCGGAGCGCGGTcagggcagaggcgcccggcggcAACGGGCCCGCAgacgcggccgccgccgagggccctgcgccggctcccagccgcgccgcccgctccgcccggggCTCACCTGGTGGCTTCCCAGTCGTCGCCGAGGCTGCCGACCTGCTCTCGCAGGAGCCACACGGTCTTCAAAATTTCCTCCCCGTGCTTGTCCACGAAGCACTGGCCCACGAAGACGCTGGTGGCGTCTGCAGAGGCGGGGGGAGAGCGCGGGGCGGAGGCGTGAGCCGCCCCGCGGGACGGGGAAGGCGGCGGTCcggctctgccccctccgccccccggacGGGACTTGCCCCAGACGTGAGCGGGACACGGGGCCTGGGAGGTGCCGCTACCCaaacagctgcagggctggggctgggggagcgtcaggggcagcacgggggagggcagggcaccGCCCGGGACATTGCAGGGCAGGTTGCAGCACTGTCACAGACATCACAGGGGACCATCGCAGGATCACAGGGTCaaagagtggttgaggttggaagggacctctggagatcatctagtccaacccccccgcccaagcagagtcacctagagcacattgcacagggtTGCGTCCAGGCGGGCttggaatatctccagagaaggagactccacaacctctctgggcaccctgTACCAGTGCTTGgtctccctcacagtaaagaagtctttcctcgtgttcagacaaaactgcctgtgcttcagtttgtggctgttgcctcttgtgctgtcgctgggcaccactgaaaagactctggccccatcctctcgacaccctcccttcagatacttaagcacattgataagatgccccctcactcttgtcttctccaggctgaacacacccaactctctcagcctttccgcttagggcagatgctgcagttccctcatcctcttcatagccctacgctggactcactccaatagctccgtgtctctcttgtactgaggagacATGAAACCACAGGGGAGGGCAGGACGCCATCCAGGACATTGCAGGGGAGGGCAAGGGATGGTCAAGGACatcctggaggaggagagggcaccaaTGGGGACATCGCAGGGGTGGCAGGGGACCATCAGTTGCATCTCCGGGGAGGGCAGAGGATATCAGGGACATTGCAGGCAAGGTCAAGGGGCTgttggggacaccacggggaggctggggaagggtGAAGCACCTGAGAAACTCCAGTTGACGGTGAATCCGAAggtgggctggttgctgttgtTCTCACGGTGCTGGGATCCCCGTAGTGGAGAAATCTTGATTTCGTTGCTGGTGGCTGTCACTGCCATGTGGTACGTGCCGGAGAACTCGCCTGCTTCGTTCACAGGCTTGATGGTCATATTGGAGCCCAGGTCATTGAACCAAAGTCCTGTCAGGACAcactgcaaagaaggaatcagcatggggtgcctggcacccagccctaggggacagccagcagtgcctgggTCCAGCCTGGCCTGCAGCCGCCTTACCGtctgctcagcagaggagctgggagtcGCCAGCGCCAGGGCGAGCAGCAGGAGGACGGCAGCCACCTGCATGGTCTCTGCGGCTGGGAGGTGCTCGCTGATGCCCGGGATGTGCTCCTCGCAGGTCTCTGTCCAGGTGCcggctccccctcctttttattgcTGCCGGGGCTCCCGGTGCCAGCTCTGCGCAGGCATTGTATAACCTGGGTGTATCCAAAGTTGTGGTTCTTAGCGGTACGACAGGGCGATTGCATGCAGATATTTCCAGCAGCTTGTATGGAGCCAGCTGCTCCTTGCTCGtgtgcccccggggcgggggccagcccggccccccgggagcagggcaTACCGCTGGCAGCGCGCAGGCTCTCGCTCTGCTGTGTGGCTCACGGTGGCTCCACTACGGACCAAAGTGGTGCTTGCTTAAAGTCTTAGACCCCGATTCCCAGAGAAGAGCGGCTGTTGGGCCGGGGCAAAGCTCTTGGGCCGCCCTGGGGAGGTGGGCATCACTCTCAGGGTGCTGGGACCGCCATGCCGCGGGGTGCTCAGCACccgggcagggggatgggggcTACCACAGGCTGTGTGTGATACACAACGAGCCCCGATGGACAACCCAAACTGACCCCCTGAGCCAGGGAAAACCCCTTCGAAGGGCTGGCCCCCCCTAAAACCCTTCCTGCTGCCCGTTTGCCACCCTGCTGCCATCCCCAGCACTTTCTCCTGCAGATaatgcacacagtgcaattgctgttcagtacttaaagctttgcacgcatCGCAAATGATCAGTGCCGTACAATGAGTGCCTcggtcactctcaattaccacaggtggtccaaaccggggaacaaattctttcagcagctttttcgctcttctggtagcgtcatcgcgtttagaagggtaagcttccacccagctggagaacgtgtcagttattagcagaacacattccagagtacaacatttaggcatttgcataaaatcaactcgttagctaacaaatggtccatggggcctgggctgagctgaagggATGGTCTGTTTCCCACGTTGTGGGCTAAACCAACAGGACAAGTACTACACTAGTCATACTACAAAGTATGAATGCGCACTTTTATCTCCTGATGCTATCAGTCTGAAATGATGCTCAGCTCttaatcctgcttctcttttacCTACTGCATCTGATGGCGAACCTCATGACTGTAACCTGTTAGGTgacttattttcctctccctggctgcatCCTAAAGGTGTTCCTTTAACGAATCCTGACCTTGTCCTATTTGTGGACAGGTCTTGCTTGCGAGATTCACGTGGTACCTTAGGAGCTGGATTTTCTGCCTGTACTCAAAATCAGGTACTAGAAGCCTTTGCTCTCCCTGGTGGGACACGAGCACAAGTAGCTGAACTGGCTGCTTGAACTCGCGCCTGGATTCTCACTAAAGGACTCTCTGCTGCAATGTATTTGGTGCCTAGGAATGGCTTTGGAGTTGCTCATGACTCCAGGCAGCTTTGGAAACAAGGGGGACTTCTGACCTCAGCAGGAACTCCTCTTCGTAATGAGCAATACGTAGCAACTCTCTCAGGTGCTTTACAGCTCCCTTTAGCAGTCGCTGTTGTGAAATGCCAAGCTCATGCCTCTTCCCGCAATGATGTTGCCATTGGAAATGCTCTTGCAGCTCAGTCTGCAAGAAATGCAGCCCTTCACAGTCTGCCGTCTGCAAGTGCTATATTTATTCCTTGTCCAAAGATCAGACCTCCTTCTCACGCCTGCAAGACCTTGTGCAGTTGCAGGACAACATCCCTCAAATCAAGAAGGACATTTGGTTGCGGCATCACTGTTCTTTGCTCACTGACACTCTTGGGTGCTCCCTGGACGGCTCCCTGGTTGCGCCTCGGAGTCTCTCCTGCCTTACCTTGCTTGCCTGGCCCAAAATTGGCTTGCACCATTCTTTCCCTCAGGTTCACAAGAATAGTGTAGTACTTGTCCTGTTGGTTTAGCCCACAACGTGGGAAACAGACCATcccttcagctcagcccaggccccatggaccatttgttagctaacgagttgattttatgcaaatgcctaaatgttgtactccggaatgtgttctgctaataactgacacgttctccagctgggtggaagcttacccttctaaacgcgatgacgctaccagaagagcgaaaaagctgctgaaagaatttgttccccggtttggaccacctgtggtaattgagagtgaccgAGGCACTCATTGTACGGCACTGATCATTTGCGatgcgtgcaaagctttaagtactgaacagcaattgcactgtgtgcatcacccgcaatcaagggggcctgtggaatgaaagaatgccgatgtgaagacctgcattgcaaaaatgggtgcagaaactaaCCTCAAGTGGCCAGAGGCCCTCCCAATCCCACTGATGCATAGCTGAAACACGGCACACTGAAAACATGGACTCTCACCATATCAAATCCTTACGGGAAGGCCTACGCTGCGGCCACCCACACCTCCAGCTGAACCAAGAAAGCTGATGTGAGAAGACTATCAACTGTCCGATTATTGTAGCGAGACCGACTCCGTTTTGCCGGTCGCTGCCATCTTGGGAGCAAGCAGGGGCGAACTCGTGAGCCTTGTGTGCACCCTTGAACCCCATGGAGCAGCGAGGCCAGACTGGATGGAGCCGGGTGGTAGTTGAAGCGGTCGCTAgtggaaaaaacccccactctctcagctcctccctgtaCGTATAGCCAATGAGACGATGACGGACAGCGGCTATACCTCCCGAAAGGATGTCTAGAAGCCGAAAGGAAATTGCTGCGAGTAGAGTTTtctaggacagctctggtgccctgacggctcctccaggagctggcatcatgtggcaggaccacaggctgctgccctcaAAGGCCAGGGGCCACCTCAAAGGTGGTTTGGTCCAGGTGGTTGGCACCAGTTTGGTCTGTAGCGGAGCCACCGTGAGCCACATGGCAGAGTGAGGGGGGCCGGGCTGGTCCCCGCCTGGGAGTCGGTCTCGCTACTGTTGATGCTCTTGTGCTTCCACATTgccccctgggaggcttctccagcCTCGCTCTCCTCCATACTGCATGCTCGTGAGCTCATGGATGTATCCTTGCTCCTTCCGCAGTGTCTGCAACACTCATCTGCGGATTCCCTTCATCTCGTGTTGGGATTGACCAGTGGGGAGCGTGGTATTTTTGCGTCACTTGATACATCCTGATGCACAGCCGTGACTAAACCTTCCAAGAACACGCCGAATTATAATGATCAGAGCTCCTCTAATCACTAATCTTAGAGTCCTCTTCACCATTCACCAACCCATCCTCCTCAGTTAGACACCCGTCGCCTCCAGTCAGGTGGCTGCTCCGCTGTCAGTGTGCGTCGTCCTTGTAGGCCTGCATGGATCTTGGCAAAGTCAGGCTCAACTCTCTGATCccgctccacagaaaagcaacaactttcattcactaaagcacaaattcctccttgagaagctagcagaaagtccagggcaatgccagggctctgccccaccaccccactaaaagatggcatttcctgatgcagtgcctgcaaagcGTCTAAGGTTGAGTTGTCTATTTGTTGTGTTGGGGTCGAAGTATTAATTTGGTCTTCTCAGGTTGTTCCACACCTAAGCAGGGTATGAAGCATTGAACAACTTGATGGAATCGGGTTAGTCTTTGAACCCAAGGGTTATTGACAGTTCGCAGAGGATCATGGTCGTCTATTCTGAGGGCACTTTAATTGCT
It contains:
- the LOC135325085 gene encoding avidin-like — its product is MQVAAVLLLLALALATPSSSAEQTCVLTGLWFNDLGSNMTIKPVNEAGEFSGTYHMAVTATSNEIKISPLRGSQHRENNSNQPTFGFTVNWSFSDATSVFVGQCFVDKHGEEILKTVWLLREQVGSLGDDWEATRVGVNVFTRQPVRRE